The genomic window TATTCGGTGCCGCCGAACTGCGCCTGGGTGGCGACAAGGGCGACGTGGTGCGAATCGAGCGCACGGATAGCGTGGCACGGAGGAACTGACCATGAGCCAGGACGACACCCCTGACCTCGCCACGCCGCAGGCGGGCAAGGTCGCGCCCGAGGCGGTGGCGCTGCGCGCCCAGCCGCGCCCGGTCACGCGCCTGAATCGGCGCACGCTGGCCATCCTCGTCGGCGGCCTGTCGGTCGCCGTACTCGGGGCCACGATCTGGTCGCTGCAACCGCAGCGGCGCGGTGCCAATGAGCAGACCGAGCTTTACAACGTCGATCGCGTGTCGAAGTCCGAAGGGCTGGATGGCCTGCCTTCGGACTACTCGAAGATGCCGCCGAAGGTGCCCGAGCTGGGGCCGCCGCTGCCGGGTGATCTCGGCCCAGCCATCGTGAACTCGCAGCGGCCGGTGACGCCGACGTATGTACCGCCGGGCCATGACCCCGAGGATGCCTTGCGCAAGGAGGCCGACGCGGCGGCGGCCTCGTCGGTGTTCTTCCGCTCGGGCGGTCAAGGCCAGGCAGCCGCCACGGTGGCGCAGGCGGCGCCGGGTGCGCCTGGTGGTGCAAGCACGCTGGCGGCCTTCGATCCGCTCACCGCTGGGCCAGCCTCGACGGCGGCTCAGCCTGCCGACCCGACCGCCGTGCAGAACCGGCAAGACCAGAAAGAGGCGTTTCTGAAAGCCGGTTCTACGGAAACCCGCAATTCCGGCAATCTGGCGCTGCCGGCGTCGCCCTATCAGGTGATGGCTGGGACGGTGATCGCGGGCGCGCTGGTGACAGGCATCAAGTCCGATCTTCCGGGCGACGTGATCGCCACGGTGACGGAGCCGGTCTATGACACGGCCACCGGCAAGTTCCTGCTGATCCCGCAGGGATCGCGCATCCTCGGACGCTACAACAGCCAGGTCAGCTACGGGCAGAGCCGCGTGCAGGTGGTGTGGAACCGGGTCATCCTGCCTGACACGTCCTCGCTGACGCTCGACAATCTTGTCGGCACCGACCCGGCCGGCTACGCCGGCCTGGAAGACGACGTGGACTGGCATTGGAATCGCATCGTCGCGGGCGCTGTGCTGACGACGCTGCTGGGCGTCGGCGCCGAGCTGGCTGCGCCGGAGAACCGCCAGGACGGCAACCGCATCGTCATCTCCGGGCGCGACAGCGCACAGGACAGCATCAATCAGGTCGGACAGGAGATCACCCGGCGCAACATGAACATCCAACCGACGCTGACCACGCGGCCGGGCCTGCCGGTGCGGATCATCGTCAATCGGGATCTGGTGCTGCGGCCTTACCAACCGCTGTTCTTCAATCGGGGAGCTTCGCAATGAGCACGACCAAGAAGCTGCGGCTCGGGCCGCTGCCCAAGACCGAGAACGTCAAGCTGACGTTCGCTTGCCCGGCCAGCCTGAAAGCCGACCTCGACCGCTACGCCGCGCTGCACGCGCAGACGTATGGCGAGCCGGTCGACACCATGACGCTGATCCCGCATATGCTGGAGGCGTTCATGGCGGGGGACCGGGGGTTTCGCAGGAAGCGATCAGGGTAAGGGTAGTCGCACTGCTGCTTCAAGACCGAAGCGACCTTGCTCCTAGAGTTGATGCCCTTGCAGCAAGGCGGTTGGAGTGAACATATCGCAAAGCATCAGCACATGATGCTTGGCGCGGGTGATGCCAACCCGCGCCAGTTTGCGGCAACGAGGGTGAGGCGCAGCCTCTTGAGTGAAAAGCAGAGGGCTGCTGTTCGGATCGTCGAAAATGATTGCTGCGTCGAACTCCTTGCCCTTCGACTTGTGAATGGTCATGACGTGGATACCTCTCAGGTCGTTGCCGCCTGACAAGAGCTGGTCTTCCGCGATGGCCGTATCAAGCGCACCGCGCGCATTTCGATACGCTCCCTGCGTTTGCCAAAGTTCGGTCAGTGCTGCTGAGATACGGCGGCCACGCTGGAAGGCGACGAGCTGCTCGGCATCCTCTGCTATGACTTGAAGCGGGTTGGCGCCTGCGTTACGAAGAATGCTGCGCGCATCCAACCAATCCCGTTTCGGGTCTCCCGAGAACTCGTGTATGCGCAATGTACGTAGCGCATCCAAGAGCTTGGATGCCACTCCGTTAGCGCGCGGGGAAGTGCCACCGCGGCTTTGTACGGCGCTTGCTGCCAACCGCTGCGCGGTGGCAAGGTTGGTATTTCCGCCGCGTGCCCGGAAGACCGTCGCCGCAAGGTCAAGGCCGTCTGCCAAGTCCAGCAGTTCCTCCGCTGCCGGCCTGCGCGGCTCCAGCATAAACGCGACCATGCGACTCGAAAGCAGCACCGATGCTTCATCAATCATCACTCGATGCGGGATCAAGTTCGCGCCATTACCAGTCAGAGCACGGGAAACGACGTTGACACCGCGCCCCCATGTTGCCAGTACGGCCAAGCTCTCGATGTCGCCCTGGGCGGCCTCCTTTGCGCGCTGAATGGCGATTCCGATTGCTTGGCGGATCGCGCGATCACGGTACTCTCGGTTGGCGCGATAGTTTATGCGTGATACACCCTGGTAAGCCGCGCCTCTCGGTGTGTTCAGTAGCACGTCGTTGGCGAAGGCGACGATTTCTGAATTAGGACTCCGGTGATTCTCGCCTGCCAGATCCACGCGTAGCGGTTGCAAGGCGGCCATGATGTGCGTTACTCGGTCTGAGCTGACGCCCGGCCGGAAGTCGTAAATCTGCTGGTCCAAGTCGGCGAGGCACATCATTTGCGTGCCAGCGGATAGCAGTCGAACACACTGCCACTGATCTTCTGCTGTGTCTTGCGCCTCATCCACAACGATCAACGGATAGCACGACGAGAACAGCTCGCGCAGGCGTGCGCTTCGAGACAGTAGTTCGTGAGCCTTCGGAGCGAACAGGTCGAATGCGACCCTCCCTGTTTCCCGAAACAATCGTTGGCGCTCGACATTCCAATCGCCACCATTGTTCTCGAACTCGTGGCGCATCGCCGCCTCATCATGAGGCATTAGTAGACGCAACGACTTTGGCGCGCCCAGCAAGTATCCGTATGCCTGCAAGATGCGCCAGAAGAACGAGTGGAACGTCTGGATTGAGAGCTTTCCTTGCAGAGCGGCAGGCAACTGCGTCTTACTCGCTTCGGCGACGCGCGCCACAGCAGCACGCGAGAAGCTGAGAAAAAGAACAGACTGACCAAGTGAAAGGCCCCGTTCGATAACGAGTCTGGCCTTTGCCAAAGCGATGGTCGTCTTGCCGCTGCCTGGGCCGCCCGTAACGAGGATCGCACCGTTCTCGTCGAGAATGCTCTGTCGCTGCGCACAGATGACCAGGGCCATGGCTTACAGTTCCTCGGGGTCATCGGCCGCGGCCGCGTTGTCACCTGCAGCTTCTGCTCCGGCATCGACCTGCGCGGCAGGTGCTTCCTTGCGCTTCGGCTTTGGATAGCGTTGGTAGATGTCGGCGAGGAAGTCGGTAATGGTCTTGGGCAACTCGGCCACGGCACACAGTTGCAGCAGCTTTGCCGCACCACCTTCGCCTTTCAGGCCCTTCAATGTGGAAGTGGTCAGCTTGCGTAATTCGTCGTCAGCGGGGCGGGCCGCCGGAATCCCAAACCGGCCGTCGGCATCCTCGGTGCGTAGGGCCTCCAAATACTGCCATTGCCGATCCAAGGGGGTTTCCTCAGCCATCAGCACTTCGGCACCTTTTTGCTGGATTTCTTTGGCTACCACGTAGCTACCTTGCAAGGTGGCGATTTCCGCATCCGTGCGCTTTTTGCGGTCGAAGAAGGCAAAGGCTGGAGTCCCGATTTCCTTGAAGAAGGCCCCCAACTTTTCCAGGTTCCCGTCACCATCGGCATTGATGACAGACAGGCCGGCCACGTCCAAGGGGAACAGGGCCGGATCACTGTCTTCCATCTTCTGCGCGACCACCAACAAGGCATCCTGTTCGGTGATGCCTTCACCGACGATCACGCCTTGCCCGAGCATGGCTTCGGCGATGGCTCGGCGAAAGTTTTGTCGGTAGTTCTTGGCCTTCATGCCAGCCGGCAGCTTGATCGCCGTGCCGCTCAAGGTGCCGTGTTGGTCGCGGTTGAGCTTCAGTATCCCGTCAGGCTCGAAACGCTCGATGACGTATGGCGAGTGCGATGTAACGAAGCACTGCGAAGTTTTTTCGAGTAGGTAGTTCGCAATCCGCCGCTGTGTATGGGGCGGAAGGGCGATCTCGGGTTCTTCCATCGCAAAGATGACGTTGTCTTTCTTAAGTTCGGCGATAAAGGTCAGCAGCGCCAGCAGGAGCGTGTTCAATGTTCCGCTGCCGGTCTGTTGGAACGGGACGGCTTCCTCTCCACGCCCCATCGTCAAGAAGAAAGCGATGGTCTTCCGCAGGTGCTCACGCGTGAGCTGGGAGACGAACAGACGGGTCGAACGCCCCTCGCTGCCGGGCGCGATGTATTCCGCCAGCCTTGCCTCGATTTCATCGAGGATCGGCCCCAGCTCGGTAGCGTCAGCGTCTATCGGAGGATCAAGAGTAGCCAGACGCTTGCGAATGCTCTCCCACATCCCCTTGCGGGCTTCTTTCATGCGCAGGATGTTGTCGAGCAGCGTGCCGCGCTCCAAGCTCAATGCACGCGAGCCGGTGCGGATGGTGCGCAGGTAAAGAAAGCCTATCGCTCGTTTGACCTTAGTGGGAATTGACCTGGGATCGGCGTCGTCATCGTCGTCGCTTCGGCCATAGATCGTTTTGGCGAAGAACTGGTCCTCTTCGATGTCGTATTGAGCAGCGGTAATCAGGCGAAGGCAGAGTTCCACGTTGGGGTCGTCGGCGTTACCAATCTCACCTTCGCCGAGAACCCGCTTGTCGGCCTTGTGCCAGAACTCCAGATTGGCGGCGCAGAGCTTCTTGATGTCGTCGGTGAGATCAACGAGGACGACTTCGATGCGGAGAGGAACGGGTGTTTCGCCGTCTTCGTTCAGATAGCCTGCATTACGGAAATCGAACTCCTCAACGGGGGGTGTTCGATTCAGGCGATCCGGCCCAAGCACAAGATCGAGTGCTTCGCAGATCGTGCTCTTGCCGACGTTGTTGCCCCCGATCAGGAGCGTATGCCCTGAGAAGTGAAGTTCGGCTTTCTTGATGCCGCGGAAGTTCTCTATCCCCAACCGTGAGACGCGCATGATGCCCCCAAGAGTCCTTGCTATTGTTGTTGCGACTACATGGTCGCCTTGCTTCCTTCATCTTCCAAACTACTGCACGCTCCCGGTAGCTCGTTGAAAGATAAAGCATCATCGAGCATTGACAACAAAAGCCGCCCCTGCAGAGGCAGGGACGGCTTCCAAATTGGTGCCCGAGGCCGGAATCGAACCGGCACGCCTTGCGGCGAGGGATTTTCTTACCACTTCGGCTTTCGCCGCCAGCGCATGCGCCGTTCGTGGTCTGGAGCACGCCTTCACCATAGCCTTGCGGCCGTAGGTGCCCGCCGTCTGCTCTCTACACCTTCCCAGGCGTTGGACCTGGGCTTGGTTCGGCGTTGGCTCGGATGCCGGAGCATCCAGGGCGTTCGCCGACTTTGACGGGCTTCACCTCTGGGGTTTCCCCCGGAGGGCTCAAATTGTTCAAGTCCCTTGTGTCTACCAATTTCACCACTCGGGCGTGGCGCGACGCGCTGAAAACTCCTACCTCTCTACTGACTCCTAGTTGACCCCTGACCACCAAGCCCAGCCATGAAGCCAAGTCTTGAATGCTCGCAAGCCATTGTCTCTATTGGCCTTCTGGCCAGGTGGCGCAAGTGGAAAGGACTTGACAAAACAGATTTTAAGTCCGATGCGTCTACCAGTTTCGCCATCCGGGCCTGCAGCGCGCGCCGATTGTAGCGGAATCCCCTGGGGCGGCGCTGGCTAACGAAGCGTTTACGCAGCGCGCCGCGACGCTGGGTACAGTCCGCCAACTCCAGTGGAATGGCCGGCATGCACGGACGTCGCAGTCGATGGGTCGGGCGTTGCATCGCGCTGGCGCTGTTGCCGGCATGGCCGGTGGTCGCCGCGCCGCCGCCTGCCCCGGCCACGCCGGTGGTGGACATGGCCACCGTGCAGGTCACCGGCGAACAGCCTGGACCGGGCCTGTGGACAGTGACCGGTCCGCAGGGCCACGTGCTGTGGATCCTGGGCACGGTCTCGCCGATCCCCAGTGGCGTGCAATGGCGTTCGGACGAGGTCGAAAGAACGATTGCCGGTGCCGACCACGTGCTGGGCGATCCGGGGTTCTCCCTCGATGCGAAGATCGGCGTGTTCAAGGGCCTGACCCTGCTGCCGCTGGCATTGAAGACCGCACGCGATCCGCAGGGGCGCACGCTGGACCAGATCCTGCCCGCGGCCACCCACGCGCGCTGGCTGGGGCTGAAGCAGACCTACCTGGGCAACAATCGCGGCGTGGAGAAGGATCGGCCGCTGGTCGCGTCCGGCAGGCTCTTCCAGGCCTTCCTGAAGCGCAACGGTCTGCGCGACAGCCGGCAGGTGAAGGACGCGCTCGGGCGTGCCTACAAGGCGCGTGGCCTGACCCCGGAGGACGTGCAGGTGAAGCTGAAGGTCGATGACATCCGTGGCACGTTGAAGGAACTGCAGACCACCGAAGTCGATGACCGCGCCTGTTTCGAGCGCACACTGGATACCGTCGAGTTCCAGGCGCCGGTGCTGCGCGAACGCGCCAACGCGTGGGCGCTGGGAGATATCGCCGCGCTGCGCCGCCTGTCCACCTCGCCGATGGCACAGACCTGCCGGGAGCTGCTGCAGGCATCCGACTTCGCGCGTCGGCGCGGCTGGAGCGACATGCCGTTGCAGGTCCGCGCGCGCTGGCTGCAGGGGGTCGACGCGGCACTGGCACGTCACGCCGGGACCTTCGCGACCGTACCGGTGAGCCTGCTGCTCGGTGAAGGCTACCTGGATGCGTTGGCGCAGCGTGGCTACCGGATCGAGGCGCCACCGGAATAACCACCGTTTGACGTCCTCGTGCTTCGTGTCATATTTCCCTGCATTCCGCAGGAGAGCGATGGACATGCCGTTGCACGCATACGCCTACGTCAGCACGGCCATGGAGGGATTGGACCTGTCCGCCCTCGATGCCCTGCTGGCCGATGCAACCGCGTTCAACCGCATGGCGGGCGTGACCGGCGTGCTGATGTTCGATGGCAGCCGGTTCCTGCAGTACATCGAAGGGCCGCGCGACGGCCTGGCATCGGTGCAGGCGCGCATTGTCAACGCGCGCCGCCATGGCAGCATCACCCCGCTCGCGGCCGGCCCGATCGAAAGCCGCCGGTTCCCGCGCTGGACGATGGCCAACCGGCAGGTGGAGCCGGGGGTGCTGGCCAGCATCGCGGCGGCCCACTGGCAGGGGTTCAATCTTGAAACGGCGTGCCCGGGCGAAGGTTTTTCCCTGCTGCTGCGCGCCTGGACCGGCGATCATGGTGAACTGGAACCGGCTGCGGTCAGCCTGGGCTCCTGAGCCGGGAGTGGCCTGGGGCGGTGGACCCGGTTAACCTTGTGCGCATGTTTGCCCGCAACCGGATCCCGCGCATGACCCAGTGCTCCCCGCAGCCGCCGACCGGACGCCGCGCTTGAGCGCGCCGATCGGTGCGGCCCAGGCTCCGGCCCCGGCCATCATCGGCCTGGGCTATGTCGGCCTGCCGCTGGCCGTGGCGTTCGGCCGGCAGATGCCGACGCTGGGGTATGACATCGACGCCGCACGCATCGCAGAACTGGCGTCGGGCCAGGATCACACCCTGGAGATGGCGGCGGACGAACTGGCTGGCGCGTCACTGCTGCGCTACAGCAGCGACCCGGCGCAACTTGATGCCTGCAATGTCTACATCGTCACCGTGCCGACGCCGATCGATGCCTATGAGCAACCCGATCTGGAGCCGCTGCGCTCGGCCACACGGCTGATCGCCAGCCACCTGCGTGCGGGCGACCTGGTGATCTACGAATCCACGGTCTACCCGGGGACCACCGAGGAAGTCTGCGTGCCGCTGCTGGAGCAGGGGTCCGGGCTGCGCTTCAACGTGGATTTCCACTGCGGCTACAGCCCCGAACGGGTCAGCCCCGGCGATCGTGGCCGGCGCCTGGCCGATATCCGCAAGATCACCTCCGGCTCCAGCGTGGAGGCGGCTGCGGTGGTCGATCGGCTGTACCAGCGCATCATCACCGCCGGTACGTTCCCGGCACCTTCCATGCGCGTGGCCGAAGCGGCCAAGGTGGTGGAGAACATCCAGCGCGACGTCAACATCGCGCTGGTCAACGAACTCGCGCTGATCTTCGATCGCCTGGGTATCGACACCCAGGACGTGCTGGACGCGGCGGGCAGCAAGTGGAATTTCCTGCCGTTCCGCCCGGGCCTGGTGGGCGGGCACTGCATCGGCGTGGACCCGTACTACCTGCTGCACAAATCGGAGAGCGTGGGGTACCACCCCGACCTCATCCACACCGCGCGCCAGGTCAACAACCGCGTGGGCGAACATGTGGCGGCGCGGGTGCTGGCGATGCTGGCCGAGCGTGGCCGCACCCCGGCACAGTCCCGCATCCTGGTGCTGGGCGTGACCTTCAAGGAGGACTGCCCGGACCTGCGCAACAGCCGCGCGCTGGAGCTGGCGCAGCGGCTGGCCGCCAGCGGCGCGCAGGTGCAGGTGAGCGACCCCTGGGTCGGCCCCGCGGCGCTGGCTGGCGAAGGCGTGCACTGGCTGGCCGAACCTGCCGCCGGCTGCTACGACGCGGTGGTGCTGGCCGTGGCCCACCACAGTTTCAAGGCGATGGACGAAGCGCGCATCCGCAACCTGCTGGCGCCGGGCGGCCTGGTCTACGACGTGAAATCGGCCTGGCCGCGCAGCGTGGTTGACGACCGGCTGTAGGCGCTGCGGGGTAGACTCGCAGGCAGTTGCAAACGAGGAACGCCATGCACCGGTATATCGTCTACCTGCTCGCCATCCTGCTGTTTCCCCTGTGCCTGTGGCTGGCCACGATCTGGCCGGCTTGGTACTGGGGCGTTGGCCTGACCGCCGCGATGGTGGCACTGGGGACCTGGGACCTGCTGCAGAAGCGCAGCACCCTGCGGCGGAACTATCCGGTGATGGCGCATTTCCGCTATGGCCTGGAATCGATCGGCCCGGAGATCCGCCAGTATTTCGTGCAGAGCGACCTGGAAGATGTGCCGTTCTCGCGGCAGCAGCGCGCGCTGATCTACCAGCGCGCCAAGAACCAGATGGATACCGTGCCGTTCGGTACCCTGCGCAGCACCTACGCGGTGGACTACGAGTGGATCAATCATTCGCTGGCACCGACCACCATCGCCAGGCACGACTTCCGCGTGCTGATCGGCGCCAGCTGTGCGAAACCCTATTCGGCCAGCGTGTTCAACATCTCCGCGATGAGCTTCGGCTCGCTGTCGGCCAATGCGATCCGCGCACTGAATGAAGGTGCGCGCCGTGGTGGCTTCTACCACGATACCGGGGAGGGTTCGATCTCGCCCTACCACCGCGAGATGGGCGGTGACCTGGTGTGGGAGATCGGTTCGGGGTACTTCGGCTGCCGCGATGACAAGGGCGGCTTCAGCGAGGAACGCTTCATCGCCAATGCCACGCATGACCAGGTCAAGATGATCGAGATCAAGCTGTCGCAGGGCGCCAAGCCGGGCCACGGCGGCGTGCTGCCGGCACCGAAGGTGACCGCCGAGATCTCGGTGACCCGTGGCGTGCCGATGGGGGTGGACTGCGTGTCACCGTCGCGCCATTCGGCGTTCTCCACCCCGGTCGAGCTGCTGCAGTTCGTTGCCCGCCTGCGCGAGCTGTCAGGCGGCAAGCCGGTCGGCTTCAAGCTGGCCATCGGCCATCCCTGGGAATGGTTCGGCATCGCCAAGGCCATGCACGAGACCGGGCTGCTGCCGGACTTCATCGTGGTCGATGGTGCCGAGGGCGGCACCGGCGCGGCACCGGCCGAGTTCGTCGACCACGTGGGCGTGCCGATGCACGAAGCGCTGCTGCTGGTACACAACACCCTGGTCGGGCTGGACCTGCGCGAACGCATCCGTATCGGTGCGGCGGGCAAGGTCACCAGCGCTTTCGATATTGCCCGCACCATCGCGCTGGGCGCGGACTGGTGCAATGCAGGACGTGGTTTCATGTTCGCGCTGGGCTGCATCCAGTCGCTGAGCTGCCATACCGACAAATGTCCGACCGGCGTCGCCACCCAGGATCCGGCGCGCTGGAAGCACCTGGATGCACCGGACAAGGCCACGCGTGTGCACAGCTACCATGAGCACACGCTGCATGCGCTGAAGGAGCTGCTGTGTGCGGCAGGCCTGAACGACCCCGCCGAACTGGGTCCGGAACACATCCTGCGGCGGGTGTCGCCGGTGGAGATCCGCTCGCTGGCCTCGCTGTACCGCTACCTGGAGCCGGGCGAACTGCTGCACAAGGTGCCTGACCACGCGGTGTTCCATTCGTTCTGGGCCGAAGCGCGCAGCGATTCGTTCCAGCCGCCGCCGCGCATCCAGGCCCTGCGCGCCAGCAAGTCGCGGTAACCGTTGTTGTAGAGTCGAGCCATGCTCGACTGCCTTTCGATCAGGCATCGCGACGTCGGAACGAAGAACAGCCGAGCATGGCTCGACTCTACAAGGAGGCATCATGCAGTTCAGGACCGGCACCGAGCACGATGTCGCCATGCTGTGGGCCCTGCGCACGCGCTGCGTCCGCGAGCTGTGCAGCAGCCACTATCCGCCGCAGGTGATCGCGCCGTGGTCGGCCTCGCCACCGCCGGTGCAGTACGCGCGGCTGCTGGGGCAGGGCGGCTGCGTGGTGGCCGAGGACGCCCACGGCAGGCTGCTGGGGTTCGGCGTGTTCGACGCCGCCGGCAACGAAGTCGATGCCTTGTTCGTGGACCCCGACCATGGCGGGCAGGGCGTAGGCCAGGCGTTGATGCAGCGGCTGCTGCAGATGGCCGACCCGCAGCGGGACGTGGTGCTGTCGGCGTCGCTCAACGCGGTGCCGTTCTACCAGCGGCAGGGCTTCATTGCCGAGCGTGAGGAAGCCTATCCGCATCCCAGCGGGGTGGCGCTGGCGTCGGTGAGCATGCGCAGGCCGCGGTGATGTAGCGTCGAGCTTGCTCGACGGCTCTTGTAGAGTCGAGCCATGCTCGACTGCTCTTGTAGAGTCGAGCCATGCTCGACTGCTTTTGATTCAGGCGATAAAGCAGTCGAGCATGGCTCGACACTACAAAGCAGGCGTCACCGCGCCGCCAACCATGCGATCACGCCTTCGGCCGCCTGCAGGCCGCTGGCGTAGCAGGCGGTCAGCAGGTAGCCACCGGTCGGCGCTTCCCAGTCCAGCATTTCACCGGCGCAGAACACGCCGGGCAGGCCGCGCAGCATCAGCGCCTCATCCAGCGCATCCAGGCGGACGCCACCGGCGGTACTGATCACTTCGGCCAGCGGTCGTGGCCGCAGCAGGCGCAACGGCAGCCGCTTGAGCGTGGTGACCACCGCCTGCAGCTCCTGGCCGGCGTCCTTGCCCAGCGTCTCGAACACCAGCGCGGTCTTCACCGCGTCCAGCCCGGCCTGGCGGCGCAGGTGCTCGCCGAAGCTGCGGCCCTTGCGCGGCTGCGAGAGGTCGGCAAGCAAGCGGGTTTCGTCACGCCCGGGAACCAGATCCAGCCACAGCCGGGCCTCGCCATCGCGGTTGATGGTCTCACGCAGATCGGCGGACAGCGCATAGATCAGGCTGCCTTCGATGCCATACGCGCTGACCACGCACTCGCCCTGCAGGGCATGCCGCTCACCGGCCGGGTCGCACCAGTGCGCCACCACAGGCTTCAGCGGTGCGCCAGCGTGGCGCTGGGCGAAGAACGGCGTCCAGGCCACGTCGAAGCCACAGTTGGCGGCCTGCAGCGGCGCGATCGCTACGCCACGCGCCTGCAACGTTGCCACCCAGGCACCGTCGCTGCCCAGCTGTGGCCAGCTTCCACCGCCCGTCGCCAGTACCGTCGCGTCGGCATGCACGTCCACGTCGCCGTGATCGCTGGAGAAACGCAGGGCGCCGTCGTCGCTCCAGCCCAGCCAGCGATGATTGACGTGCAGGCGCACGCCCTGCTCCTTCAGCCGGCGCACCCAGCCGCGCAGCAGTGGCGCCGCCTTGCGGTCCACAGGAAAGACACGGCCGGAGGTGCCGACATAGGTATCGACGCCGAATCCTGCAGCCCAGTCGCGCAGTGCCTGCGCATCGAAGCGGTCCAGCCAGGTGGCGACCGCGGCGGCCTGTTCGCGGTAGCGGCTGTCGAACTGCGGGCGCGGCTCGGAATGGGTGAGGTTGAGCCCGCCCTTGCCGGCAATCAGGAACTTGCGGCCGGGCGAGCCCTTGGCCTCGTACAGGTCCACCTCAAGGCCCGCTGCACGCAGGCGCTCGGCGGCGAACAAC from Stenotrophomonas sp. 704A1 includes these protein-coding regions:
- a CDS encoding TrbI/VirB10 family protein, producing the protein MSQDDTPDLATPQAGKVAPEAVALRAQPRPVTRLNRRTLAILVGGLSVAVLGATIWSLQPQRRGANEQTELYNVDRVSKSEGLDGLPSDYSKMPPKVPELGPPLPGDLGPAIVNSQRPVTPTYVPPGHDPEDALRKEADAAAASSVFFRSGGQGQAAATVAQAAPGAPGGASTLAAFDPLTAGPASTAAQPADPTAVQNRQDQKEAFLKAGSTETRNSGNLALPASPYQVMAGTVIAGALVTGIKSDLPGDVIATVTEPVYDTATGKFLLIPQGSRILGRYNSQVSYGQSRVQVVWNRVILPDTSSLTLDNLVGTDPAGYAGLEDDVDWHWNRIVAGAVLTTLLGVGAELAAPENRQDGNRIVISGRDSAQDSINQVGQEITRRNMNIQPTLTTRPGLPVRIIVNRDLVLRPYQPLFFNRGASQ
- a CDS encoding DUF2274 domain-containing protein, giving the protein MSTTKKLRLGPLPKTENVKLTFACPASLKADLDRYAALHAQTYGEPVDTMTLIPHMLEAFMAGDRGFRRKRSG
- a CDS encoding UvrD-helicase domain-containing protein, which codes for MALVICAQRQSILDENGAILVTGGPGSGKTTIALAKARLVIERGLSLGQSVLFLSFSRAAVARVAEASKTQLPAALQGKLSIQTFHSFFWRILQAYGYLLGAPKSLRLLMPHDEAAMRHEFENNGGDWNVERQRLFRETGRVAFDLFAPKAHELLSRSARLRELFSSCYPLIVVDEAQDTAEDQWQCVRLLSAGTQMMCLADLDQQIYDFRPGVSSDRVTHIMAALQPLRVDLAGENHRSPNSEIVAFANDVLLNTPRGAAYQGVSRINYRANREYRDRAIRQAIGIAIQRAKEAAQGDIESLAVLATWGRGVNVVSRALTGNGANLIPHRVMIDEASVLLSSRMVAFMLEPRRPAAEELLDLADGLDLAATVFRARGGNTNLATAQRLAASAVQSRGGTSPRANGVASKLLDALRTLRIHEFSGDPKRDWLDARSILRNAGANPLQVIAEDAEQLVAFQRGRRISAALTELWQTQGAYRNARGALDTAIAEDQLLSGGNDLRGIHVMTIHKSKGKEFDAAIIFDDPNSSPLLFTQEAAPHPRCRKLARVGITRAKHHVLMLCDMFTPTALLQGHQL
- a CDS encoding ATP-dependent nuclease → MRVSRLGIENFRGIKKAELHFSGHTLLIGGNNVGKSTICEALDLVLGPDRLNRTPPVEEFDFRNAGYLNEDGETPVPLRIEVVLVDLTDDIKKLCAANLEFWHKADKRVLGEGEIGNADDPNVELCLRLITAAQYDIEEDQFFAKTIYGRSDDDDDADPRSIPTKVKRAIGFLYLRTIRTGSRALSLERGTLLDNILRMKEARKGMWESIRKRLATLDPPIDADATELGPILDEIEARLAEYIAPGSEGRSTRLFVSQLTREHLRKTIAFFLTMGRGEEAVPFQQTGSGTLNTLLLALLTFIAELKKDNVIFAMEEPEIALPPHTQRRIANYLLEKTSQCFVTSHSPYVIERFEPDGILKLNRDQHGTLSGTAIKLPAGMKAKNYRQNFRRAIAEAMLGQGVIVGEGITEQDALLVVAQKMEDSDPALFPLDVAGLSVINADGDGNLEKLGAFFKEIGTPAFAFFDRKKRTDAEIATLQGSYVVAKEIQQKGAEVLMAEETPLDRQWQYLEALRTEDADGRFGIPAARPADDELRKLTTSTLKGLKGEGGAAKLLQLCAVAELPKTITDFLADIYQRYPKPKRKEAPAAQVDAGAEAAGDNAAAADDPEEL
- a CDS encoding TraB/GumN family protein, whose protein sequence is MHGRRSRWVGRCIALALLPAWPVVAAPPPAPATPVVDMATVQVTGEQPGPGLWTVTGPQGHVLWILGTVSPIPSGVQWRSDEVERTIAGADHVLGDPGFSLDAKIGVFKGLTLLPLALKTARDPQGRTLDQILPAATHARWLGLKQTYLGNNRGVEKDRPLVASGRLFQAFLKRNGLRDSRQVKDALGRAYKARGLTPEDVQVKLKVDDIRGTLKELQTTEVDDRACFERTLDTVEFQAPVLRERANAWALGDIAALRRLSTSPMAQTCRELLQASDFARRRGWSDMPLQVRARWLQGVDAALARHAGTFATVPVSLLLGEGYLDALAQRGYRIEAPPE
- a CDS encoding BLUF domain-containing protein produces the protein MPLHAYAYVSTAMEGLDLSALDALLADATAFNRMAGVTGVLMFDGSRFLQYIEGPRDGLASVQARIVNARRHGSITPLAAGPIESRRFPRWTMANRQVEPGVLASIAAAHWQGFNLETACPGEGFSLLLRAWTGDHGELEPAAVSLGS
- a CDS encoding nucleotide sugar dehydrogenase translates to MSAPIGAAQAPAPAIIGLGYVGLPLAVAFGRQMPTLGYDIDAARIAELASGQDHTLEMAADELAGASLLRYSSDPAQLDACNVYIVTVPTPIDAYEQPDLEPLRSATRLIASHLRAGDLVIYESTVYPGTTEEVCVPLLEQGSGLRFNVDFHCGYSPERVSPGDRGRRLADIRKITSGSSVEAAAVVDRLYQRIITAGTFPAPSMRVAEAAKVVENIQRDVNIALVNELALIFDRLGIDTQDVLDAAGSKWNFLPFRPGLVGGHCIGVDPYYLLHKSESVGYHPDLIHTARQVNNRVGEHVAARVLAMLAERGRTPAQSRILVLGVTFKEDCPDLRNSRALELAQRLAASGAQVQVSDPWVGPAALAGEGVHWLAEPAAGCYDAVVLAVAHHSFKAMDEARIRNLLAPGGLVYDVKSAWPRSVVDDRL
- a CDS encoding FMN-binding glutamate synthase family protein; the protein is MHRYIVYLLAILLFPLCLWLATIWPAWYWGVGLTAAMVALGTWDLLQKRSTLRRNYPVMAHFRYGLESIGPEIRQYFVQSDLEDVPFSRQQRALIYQRAKNQMDTVPFGTLRSTYAVDYEWINHSLAPTTIARHDFRVLIGASCAKPYSASVFNISAMSFGSLSANAIRALNEGARRGGFYHDTGEGSISPYHREMGGDLVWEIGSGYFGCRDDKGGFSEERFIANATHDQVKMIEIKLSQGAKPGHGGVLPAPKVTAEISVTRGVPMGVDCVSPSRHSAFSTPVELLQFVARLRELSGGKPVGFKLAIGHPWEWFGIAKAMHETGLLPDFIVVDGAEGGTGAAPAEFVDHVGVPMHEALLLVHNTLVGLDLRERIRIGAAGKVTSAFDIARTIALGADWCNAGRGFMFALGCIQSLSCHTDKCPTGVATQDPARWKHLDAPDKATRVHSYHEHTLHALKELLCAAGLNDPAELGPEHILRRVSPVEIRSLASLYRYLEPGELLHKVPDHAVFHSFWAEARSDSFQPPPRIQALRASKSR